One region of Ahniella affigens genomic DNA includes:
- a CDS encoding FG-GAP repeat protein, translating to MKTPLLPCVKWIAAGLLMVSTAAAAGELQLIVGATGVADEFGYAVSADNNLMLAGAPGEADQTGAAYVFRCGGGRCIQEARLSDLTLDPGHHFGHDVAVAGADLFVSAPDQNGGVVYAFNRAAQGVVVPVAALVALDGEPLDRFGTALAVDADTLVIGAPGDNDNRGAVFVFVRDGGSWVQQFELYAWDGLAGDGFGMAVAVQGDRISVGAPFDGGLGAGSPYARGAVYTFTRANGLWSPEAKLVSSTAQNGDLFGRSVALSATRLVVGTPGAASGLGRVFWFERPSGSWAPAGNTGPPTPIAKQRFGWNLELNGNDVWVGAPFTALNTNPSCGAFVLLRDTAGTLSPATVPALRNPLPGDMTGWRLAAWGSYLYAAAPGRNISLEQQGAVAWFDAVDQIADGSFEESIACP from the coding sequence ATGAAGACGCCGCTCCTGCCCTGTGTGAAATGGATTGCCGCTGGCCTGTTAATGGTCAGCACCGCTGCTGCTGCTGGCGAGTTGCAACTCATCGTCGGTGCCACCGGCGTGGCCGATGAGTTCGGTTATGCCGTCAGCGCCGATAACAATCTGATGCTCGCCGGCGCGCCCGGTGAGGCCGATCAGACCGGCGCCGCCTATGTGTTCCGTTGCGGTGGCGGGCGTTGCATTCAAGAGGCGAGACTTTCGGATCTGACGCTCGATCCAGGCCATCACTTTGGTCACGACGTGGCGGTTGCTGGTGCCGACCTGTTTGTGTCCGCGCCGGATCAGAACGGTGGGGTGGTGTACGCGTTCAATCGGGCAGCGCAAGGCGTGGTAGTGCCAGTCGCGGCGCTTGTGGCGCTCGATGGCGAGCCCCTTGATCGCTTCGGTACTGCGCTGGCCGTGGATGCCGACACGCTGGTCATCGGTGCGCCCGGCGACAACGACAATCGCGGGGCCGTGTTCGTGTTTGTCCGCGATGGTGGCAGTTGGGTCCAACAATTCGAACTCTACGCATGGGATGGTCTTGCTGGCGATGGGTTTGGGATGGCGGTTGCGGTGCAAGGCGATCGGATCAGCGTGGGGGCGCCGTTTGACGGCGGGCTGGGTGCAGGTTCGCCCTATGCACGCGGCGCGGTCTACACGTTTACGCGCGCCAACGGCCTTTGGTCGCCCGAAGCCAAGCTGGTATCGAGCACCGCCCAGAACGGGGATCTGTTTGGACGGAGCGTCGCGCTCAGCGCCACCCGATTGGTGGTCGGCACACCCGGTGCGGCTTCTGGGTTGGGCCGCGTGTTCTGGTTCGAGCGTCCGAGTGGATCCTGGGCGCCCGCGGGCAACACCGGCCCACCGACCCCCATCGCCAAACAGCGCTTTGGCTGGAATCTCGAATTGAACGGCAATGATGTGTGGGTTGGCGCGCCGTTTACGGCGCTGAACACCAACCCTAGTTGTGGCGCGTTCGTGCTGCTACGTGACACCGCCGGAACGCTTAGCCCTGCCACCGTGCCCGCGCTGCGCAATCCCTTGCCTGGCGATATGACCGGCTGGCGCTTGGCGGCATGGGGTTCGTATCTGTATGCCGCGGCGCCGGGGCGAAACATCAGTCTGGAGCAGCAAGGGGCCGTGGCGTGGTTCGATGCAGTTGATCAGATTGCCGACGGCAGCTTTGAAGAGAGCATCGCCTGCCCTTGA